GTATTTTTAATAAGTACCTTTTTAATTATCTTTCTTTCAATGGATATTTTAATATTATTTTCAGATAAAGAAACTGTTTATAAAGATATTCTAAATAATTTTAATGTAATTATATTAGAGAATGATATAAAAAAAATAAACAATATATTTATAAATTTAAATAATCATTTGGAAGAGCTATCTTTTGAACGAAAAACAATTGAATTGCAGGAAAATTTAGATTCCTATCATACCCTTTATGAAGATGGAAACGAAAAAACACGAGAATTGATAGAAACTAATTACACAGAGATGTTTATTAGAGTCTCTTATATAGAGGATCGATATACAAATGAGGTTTTATATAAATCATTTATTAAAATCTTAGAAATAGCAAATTCAAAAAAATATAAAATAAATTTCATAGATAACATGCAAAATCAGATTTACGATGTCATCGCCTCTTTACCTCAAAAATACTATTATAAAGAATACGATTTCCCGTATATCAATATTTATAACTTAGTTTTGGTAAACGAAAAGATAACCAATAATGGTAATTTTAAAGAAAAAAAACAAACAGTTAATATTGCAAGAAATATTTATCCTCAAGTCTTTAAAATAATCGATTGGGATGCATCTTTTAGGAAAGCAAGAATATCAGGGTTCTATAGTTATCTTATGCAATTACTCAAGAATAATAACAATGGAGAAGGTCTTGAAGAGATTAATGAGTTTACTAAATCATTAATTGATAATAATGATATTGAATCAATAAATAATATTATTTCAAGAACAATTGACTTTGAAACTCGTTCTACTAATATATTTGTTAATGTACACTTGCTCAGTCTTTTTATATTCTTTTTCTATATATTATATGAATCTGAAACTTTAAATAATGATTCGATATTAAAAGAATCCACAGTTAAAATATTAAATAAAAACCAATCGAATATTAATGAATTTTTCTATCATTTAAATATTGAAAGCTCACTTTCAAATGATTTAATAAATTCCTTAAATAACCAGCTTAATAACTGGGAAATTTTACAACACTCACATTTAGAAGCAAAACTATTAATTATGGAAAAAGTAATTTATATTTTTTTGATTAGCGTACTTCTTAATAAGTCTAGAGATAGTTCAAGTTTAAATATATATTTTGAACATTTTAATTTTAAATTAAATAATATTTTAAACTATATAATAAAGGACGAATCAAACTTTAAACTTTACTATGAGGAGATAACTAATAAATTTATAGGTATAACTTTACACAATAAAGAACAGGCGTTTCAAATTATTCAAGAATCATATAATACTTTAAAAATAAAAGAGAAATTGTTTATATCAAATCATTATGAAGAAGAGAAATTCTATACTAAAGCTCAAAAAACACTTACTCTGGCAAATGAACATATAAATCAAAAGCTAAGTAATTTTTTTAATTATGATACAGAACTAAATAATAAGCAAAATGTTATTCTTGCAGATTGTTTTATATTACCAATCGAATTTTTTGATTATAGTGATTTTATGTTAATCGAGATCAGTAAAACAATAGAAAGCTTAATAATAAATGAATTATTGAACAAGTTCAAAGAAATTATCAATACGCATACCTTTAATTATAAAGATAATGATACTTTAGAAAAAATAATGGGCTTAGTTGAAGACTATGATTCTATGATAGGTAAGCATAATTCTTTCCTATTTTTTAATGATTTATTAGTGAAAAAATATGAGGAATTTTTAACTAGTATTAAAATATTAGATGTTAATGTTTTGAAATTAACAGTAATATTTCTAAATTCAGATAGTATAAATTTTATTATTAATAAAACATCAATTATAATTGAGAAGTTAAAAGACGATGAAGTAATTAGTAATAATTTTGTAAATGAAAAAGACGAACTGTATGAATTTAATGATATGGAAAGCGATCAATTATACAGATTTAATAAAGATGAATTATTAAGTTTATTCGCAAATAAATATAGAAAAATAAATATAGAAGTTGATATTGAATATAATTTCAGAACTGATGAAAGATTGCCTAAAATCTGTGTTATCAATCTCGAAAAATAGAATTTAAGTAACGGAGCTATTCAGTGTATCGTAATTTCTTTGATTTTATTAGATTTTTTCACTTCTAATAAGAAAAAATATCGTCTATTGTAATAATAAGTTATCTGATTATTTCGCACTAACAGAGCAATCAATTCGCATTTGAAGTTCACCAGTTGATACGTCTAAAAACAATAAATCTAAAATTGAATACGCACTTTTGGTCACCCAATTGGCGCTTAGAGCCCACTTAAATCCCTGCTTTATGTATAGTGATTCCCGCCACTAAACTTTACCATCTATGACAATATTCTTACCAGTTAATGCCGACTAATTTACCAGTTAATGCCAAAGTATTTACCACCATATAAACTTCTGTATACTTAATGTGGAAACAACGCTTTTTAAAGACCACCACGTCGGACTAATTAGAGCCACCAAAAACGCATATTATTGAACCACTTAAATCGTTTTAACTTGAGCCATTTAACAATGGCTTTTTTACTTGCTTAAAATCATGGTATAAATAAATTAGCGAATGAGATTCGCTAAAAAATTAGGAGGTGGCTGAATATTGCGGACGAATAGCTCCTGATTATTCTGGGGCAAATTGAGCCAGCATTCTGGAGGTTGAGAGCCACCGATATAGAGTGAGTGAGCCACAAAGCATCTCATTCAATATTCTGCACTAGTGAGCCACCGTTCTGTTTAGTTCGAGCCACTAAAAAAGGGCTAAAAATAGCCCTTAAAGTCATTATATTCTTGAACGCATCGATTTTTCACCTTCTATTAGTATCTGTTGAGATTTAGATAGTGCACGGTCTAAGATCGCATCCGCCAACACTCCGCCTCCTAATCGTTCATGCCAACCATCTACTTTAAATTGAGAACAAAAGATTGTTGAATGAAGTCGATAACGACGTTCTAATACCTCTAAAATATCTTGTTGTGCTTGTTGAGGTATTGGAACAAGCAGAAATTCATCAATAATCAATAAATCAATTTTCTGACATTGTTTAACTACTTTTGGATACCGACCTTCTATACGAGCTAATTTTAAATCCGCTAATAAGTCAGGCAACCGGATATAATTCACTCTAGTTCCTGATAAACAGGCATTCTTACCTAATGCACAAGCCAGGTAACTTTTTCCTGACCCAGTAGCTCCAACAAAAATAATATTTTTGTGTTCATCTAAATATTTATTCGTTGATAGCTTTTGAAAAACATCTTTGTTCAAGTGACGGTCAGATAGATATTGGATATCTTCTAAGCGTGCATTTGAATCAGAAAAATTTGCTTGTTTTACAAGCCGTTCAATTTTACTGTTTTTTCAGCTATCAAACTCAGAATCAAGTAAATGAGCTAACCGTTCTTCAAATGACCATTCAGTTACATTCTCTAACTTATTTTGTTCTTCATAAGCTTTTACCATACCTTGAAATCTTAAAGTCACCATTTTTTCATAGTTGTGTTGATTCATCTTGAGACCCTCCATAATATTGACTTCCTCTTAAGAATGCATGAGTCGAACCATTCTCTGGAGTTTCTTTTGTTGGTTGATTTTGTTTTGTTTGATTCGTCTCTAAGATTCGTTTAATATTTTTATAGCGAGGAGCATAAATAAGCGATAAGGCTTTTTGACAAGCAGATTCTAATTCTTGCGGAGTATGTAAATCTGCCAGTTTCAATAGCGAACGACAGCCGTTATAAGCCTGTTGTTCAATACGATACGAAGCTAATAAGCGTTCAATCACTGTTTGTGTATTCTCGCCTATTTGTTTTGCCCATTTAATAAACCGAGTCCCATTCCACTCCGAAGCCTCCTGATGTGTTAGAGGCATTTGATCTTGGCGTGTTGAATATTGTCCAGGTTGTCCATATAGACGCGGATGACTACAAATGCGTTTTTGTTTGAAGAATACTTCTATCAGCCGTTTTGTTATACGAACATCTACTTTTTTCTTTATGCATTCATAAGGGACAGAATAAAACATTTTATCAACGGATACATGATAATGATATTGAACGGTCGCTACCTTCCAAACACCATATTGATAGGGATTCGTCGGTAATGGTTGAAAAAATTCTTTCTCTTCTTCAGTGAAGACACTTAAACGGGACCCTTTTCTCTTTTGAAATCCTTTATGATTGAATTCGATGAGTAATTCTTGAACTGCTTGGTTAGCTTCATACACAGAATGGAAGGTTTCGTGACGCAACTTCGCAATGATTTGGGATGATATTTTCCCAACCGTACTCTCTACACTGGCTTTGCCATTAGGGGTTCTTGGTTGAGCTGGTATCACAACCGTTCGATAGTAATCAGTTAGTTCTCGGTACTGTGCATTTAGAATAACATCCCCATTTTTCGGATGCTTTACCATACTGGTTCGTAAGTTATCGCATACGATCATTGAAGTAACACCACCAAAAAATTGAAACATACTAACATGGGCTTGGATCCAATTTTCTTGTTTCATATTTTCAGTAACTTCTACATAACTATATTGACTATAAGACAAGGTAGCGACAAAAACATACCCTTTGTTTACTGCTCCAGTTTCACGATTAATGATTGAAATCGTAGCACCTGCTCAATCTGTTTCAACTCATTCACTAGGTGAATGTTGAAAATACATCATGGCCTTTGTTAGTTCTAAATAGCTATTTAAATGGACACAAAATTTTGCATACTGAAAAGGAAATCCTTCAGATGCTTGACGTTCTTGAACATAATCTTCCCAAAGAAACTTTTTAGTAACTCCTTTTTATTAAAGCACCTGAGCCAACACTTCAAAATTAGGCATCAGATAAAACGAATCTTCGCTTAATTTTGGAAACAGTAAATCATTTAATGCTTGTTCAGTGAGAGGGATGACTTAATCAAAATCGAGCTGTACCGCTTTAGCAGCATTAATCACTTTACTCACTGTATTCCGAGATACACCAACTAAATTGATATTTGCCTTTGAGACAAATCTGCAAAGTGGTACCTGAGTATATCTTTGTATTTTTCCATAAAAAAATACACCTCCATATAATTTTTGTAGACGATGTCTACAAGTGGATTATATTGGAGATTGTATCGAAGTGGCTCATTTTGTCCAGAATCTATGGCTCTTTTTATGCAGTTTGGTGGCTCAGTTAATATCAGAATCATGGCTTCGCTGTGAAAGAATAATCACTTACAGCTAAACAGCGAGGAAAACTCTAAAATCATGAATATCAACCAGTGTACTAGCGAAGAAAAATAAATATTGAAACAATCTTTGAATTTTTCATGGGTTCTTTATGGTTCAAATAATACCACTAAGAGGAAAAGAAAAGTAAACCAATAGATTGGTGTTGCCTTAATGACATGTAATCTCTATAATTTATCATTGAACGATCAAAAAAATAGCAAAGAGAAACAAACGATTCAATAGATGAGTAAATTGATCAAACTATTGAATCGTTTATTTTTTATATGAACTTTTGACACTGCCCCAACTTCTTCAACGGAATAAAAATCAAAAAAAATCATAAATAGTTAACAGTTTTATTGCATTAGACTTTACAGTTTCTTCTTCTTTATATTCTGATAACCATAATCGAGTTCCTTCAACTATCTGTCTACATAGCTCTGGTAACTCAATTATTATTTCATCATTGATAAGCTTTAAATCAGACAACTTTTTTATTGTTAAATGAAATTTGTTAATATTTTTCTCTAGAACTTTGATTCTCAGTTTCAGTGCTTCTAAGATGTAAGTATGAACACCTTAATGCATAAAAATCTCTTCCAGTTAAATATTGAATTTTTTTATTAAAAACAAGATAATCAAGGTATAATGATTCTTTAAATATCTATTAACCAATTAACATAAATTAATCTAGTATTTCAATTATTAGGATTTTCTAAACTACCACAAATATTTGGTAAAGTTATAAGCAACTGTCATTACGGCATGGTAATTCTTTTCTTTTAGAGAGTCTTCTACAGACGTAATTATTCTATTAACTTTATTTGCTACAATATCCATTACATTCTCACCTAAATTACCATAATTTTATCTTTCTATTATACCTTAAATTTTATTATGTTGAAATAATTATATCGTGATAAAATTCGTTAAGAACATTATGATAACCGTGGTGTATTCGATTATAATATTTTTATCAAAATCAAACATCTATTTTTATTAATTATTTTTTATGCAATAATATTTTGAATTTCAATAATTAATAGTATAATAAAAATAAAAAAATTCATAGAGGTGAACGATGGAACAAGCGTTTTTGAATATGTTTTACTCCGAGTTATATATTAATACTCAAGGAGTTACTAATCGATTGGATAAAATACTAAAAAAGATTAATTATCGTCCTGATAAAGATATTATGTTTTCTGACGCTTATTTAATTTATGATTTTAATAATATTGTTGTAAATGTTGGGAATATTAAGAAAATATTAAGCCCTATAGAATATAAAAAAAGCGGCGAATCAACTATACATTTTCAAAACCGTATAAAACGTGGCAAAGTTTTAAGGGAAAGATTGGGAATTATTGGTAACGAGTCTTTTTTACAAATTAAAGTTCGAAACAGAATTGAACATTTTGATGAACGGATAGACACTTTATCTCTAAAGTATGATAATGAAGATGAAGAATTAAAAGCATTTAAAGGAATAGTATTTAACACTAATTTTACATATAAGGATTTAATTAAAAATCATTTGGAAGAATTATCAATTCATAATAGAGATATGTATTTTTTGAAATCTTATATTTCTCAAACTAATGAATTGTATATAGATAATATTTCTATAGATTTACAAGAACTTTTAGAAGACTTAACTGACTTAGATAGAAAAATTTCAAATGTCTTAAAAAATGAAGTTGGTAGCAATGGTATTCTATTTCTTTGGCCATAAACAATATATTCCTTTTGAAAATATTTAATCTAAACTAGATAAACCATCTGCTGATGTAATGGTTAGATTAGGCATCAATTATAAAGAAAAAATATTATCATAAAAAATAAGCTACTGGTTTTATCTCATATATAAACTAGTAGCTTTTTAATTGATTAGTGTGTAGGTTAGAATAATTTAGAAAGATGGAGCTAGTTCAGCACTGATGGAGTTATTCAATACTCTCATTAGAGCTAAAGTCTACACTAGTGGAGCAATTAGTACACAATATTCATCCAAAGTGGAAGACCATTAGTGACTTAACTCAAAGTGATTGTTAGAGAACACAAAAATGGATGAATCCTTACCCGAGAAAACTAATAAGCTATCAAGCGTCAGATGAAGTCTTTACTAAGTCTTCAAAAAAGCAAGACAAGTTGAAAGACACGTTAGTGCTTGAAAACGAATCCCATTCGGCATGACTGTAAGTCTAGAAAGCTAGCTGAGGCCAGCTATGGATTTATCCTATGATGTCTCAGCTCATTATCAAGCAGTGACTAGATAGAACAATGAAGTAAGTCATCGGGTAGTACACTTTTTACTAAAAGTGGCTGACTTAAGTTTGAAATTTCCGAAAGTCAATTTAACTTAAAACCTCTTCCAAATAATTAATTATATTTTTTGAAGATTCGAAGTACTTTATTACAGTATTAATACTAATTTTAATATCACGGCCATGAGCAAAATCGTTCCTATTTTGAACTAAAGAATTTAAATCTGATTTTTCATGTGCTTGAATTTTACTTTTAAAATCTTCACAAAATTGAGAATTTACTTCTGATAATAATTTTTCGATATTTCCAGTTTTCGGATTATCAGAACTATCAATTATTTTCTTCTGTAAATATCCAATTGTGTCGCTTTTTGCATTTTCAGACAAGTAGTCATGTATTATTTTTTTGTAACATTGTTCTATTACACCACATGCTCTTATCGTTGAATAAGATATTAAGTACTTTGTTTTTTTATCGAACTTATTTTTATTTATCCAAATTTTAATTTGTTCTAATTCCGTATCAACATCTTTAAATAAAATTTTCTCCATATGTTTCAATTCTCAAAATAATTCAAGTCGAATAAATAGCGAGATGCAATATTAAATCTTTTTTTAATTTGAACCACATTGGTTGTTCGAGAGGATGTAGCATTCTGAAATTCTTTATCCAAAAGTAAGTTTTCATATCTCTTTGAAAAATCTATGTTTTCATTAAAATCAAAACCTTTTTCGATTGCCTTTAAAATAGACACTGCTACAGCATCAAAGGTAGTAGGATGGATTTTTTTTAAGTAAACATGTTTAGAGTTTTTACGTTTAAAAACATTGATACCAAAAAATTTTAAGGCAATTTCTAGGGTACTAACAAATTGATTTTCGAGTTCATCAATATCTTCTTTAATTAAATTTCTATTTTTACCCATGTATTCATTAAGATACTTATTCAAATTAATTTGTTTTTCATTAAATTCTTTACTTTTTTCAAATTCACTCATTGCAAAAAATCTTAAAATTAGTTCAATATCCCCCATTCTACTATCTTCTTTTTCTGATCTCAAAATTTTCCTCCAATTATCATTAAGATTCAATTTAAATAAAAGCGAATTAAATGAACCTTGATACACACAATTTCTAATTTCTTGTGATTTGAGAGACTTTCCACTAGTGTTAATTCTTTCAAAAATTTGATACATTCCAGTATCATCCTTGGGATGCTTTTGCTCAAAAATTATAGCGTGAATAGTTGTTGTCCTAATGCGTCTTTTTTCTTCTGTAGTTAATTCATCAAATGTCTTACCTCTCCATTTTTTATTGATGTTGTTTTTATTAGATAGTCTAAATACTTTTTCAGTATTCGTAAATATCCCTCGAAAGAAGTCATTTACGCTCATTATTCGTTGGTAACCATCAACGATTAATCTTTTTTCATCTGTGTCTACAGCCAAAAAAATACTAGGAACAGGTAACCCTAACAATATTGAATCAATAAACCGGCTTGCTTCATCTATAGTCCATACAAATTTTCGCTGTAGCTCTGGCTTTACTAGATCACCTTCAGAATACATTAGTGTTAACTCTCTAAAAGTCATATCAGCTCCCCAAGAACTTATGTTATATAAATCATCATTCGAATATGAGATACTCTCTTCATTATTATTTTCTACCAAACTCACATTACTCATTTTATTTTACTCCTTTCATAAATAACAAATATAGATAATCTATTTGACAAAATAATTCGCAATTAGGAATTTTCAAATATATATTCCTTCACTTTACCAATCATTCAATTCTTTCTTACCCTAAATAGCTTTTTCAAAAAATAAGATAATTCATTTTAAAAAATGTTGAAATATTAAATTGATAATTAATAGTAAAAATCCTTATAAAATTTGTTTTAACATAATCGTATATTTCAATTTTACAATTAAAATACCATAGTATGCAAGGTAATCTGTACTTATAATAACAGCATCGCAATTAAATTATATAAAATAATTATAATTATCATATGAGTACCAGTGTATACATTTTAATTATTTAATGCTTTTGTTCTTATTTTCATTAAAAAAGCATTAAATCAATCCATATTTGGGAATGGTATTAGGAAATCTGTTAGTTAATTTTCTAATGCCTATAACTATTAACTAATTTTTTTCTTAGTAATTCTTGGAAATTACCATACTAAATCTTGAATTCACATAATTTCATCTTATACAATCCTTATAAAGCTTTACTTTTTGTTACTTGATATACTTTACTTGTAAGTATACTTGTAGATGAAAGCATGTCACAAATTAAACTTGTAGAATTACCTGCTAAAAAGATTTCCTTTAAAAAAGGATCGAACGGAACCAAATATGTGTATTATACGGTTAAAAGTTACCGTAATGAAAAAGGTAACCCAACGTCCGATGAAGTAAGTATAGGTAAATTGGATGAACACACAAGTAAACTAATCCCTAACAAAAGCTATTACGAAGGGTTTCCTATTGAACGAGAAGATACACCTGAACGCATTCAATCAACGGGTTATATTTCTATTTACTTTCACTTAGCAGAAAGGATCGCCTTAACCTTTTTATTGAAACAGAATTTTCCTGAACAAGCTGATTCCATTTTTGCTTTAGCTGCCTATATGATGGCTCATGGGAATGTGATGATGATCTACGAACGTTTGACAGAAGATACACAACATAAGCATATTCCAGTATTATCCTCTCAACAAATCAGTACACCCTTTGCGAATTTTGCGGAAGAGCATCGCAATGCCTTCTTAAAAGAATGAGTTAAGAAAGCGAATGAAGATGAATACATCGCTTATGATGTTACCTCCATTTCATCTTACAGTGGAGAAATGTCGATAACGGAATATGGTTATTATCGAGATAAAGAACAACTGCCTCAATTAAATTTAAGCATGTATTATGGTGAAACTTCTCGAATTCCTTTACACTACGCTATCTATCCAGTAAGTTTAGTCGACAAAACTTACTTACCCTTTATGATGGCTGTGACAGAATCCATGGAGATGAAACATATCCGCTTTGTTATGGATCAAGGTTTTATGACAAAGGATAATCTTATGTTAATGGTGGATAAAGGTTTTACGGTACTCAGTCTATTACCTAAAAACTTTGTGTTGTACAAAGAAACATTGAATCAAGTAATCGCATAACCATTCTCGGCTAAGGATAGGATTATCAGTCAGGATATTTATGCACGGACAATTGTCACTGAGATGGATGGTATTCCTATTCGGATACATATGTACTTTGATCCACAAAAAGCTGTATTAGATGAGAAAGCACTCTATGATGATATTCAAAGAAAAGAACAAGCCCTTCAGGAGTTAATCAAACAGAAGGCAATTAAAGCAACCACGAAGAAATACTTTACGGTAACAGAATCAGGTGATAAAACCATCGAGTATCAACTGGACTATGATAAAGTTGATGCGTTAAAAGACCGCTTAGGTTATTTCGCTTTAGTTTAACGGATTTAGATTTGGCATCTGAGGATGCTTTAATTATTTATCGTTAAAAGATGTGATTGAGAAGAGTTTTGATCAATTTAAGAATGGGATGGATTATCGTCGGATGCGCACGCATTATACGCAAACAACGGAAGGCAAGATGTTTGTGGCCTTTGTGGGCTTAATTATGCGACATGTCTTTATGAATAGCGTAAAGACACATGAAGACACTCAAGCTATGACAATGAAGCAGGTTATCATTGAGTTAGAAAAGATTCAGTAGATTCAATTAAAGAACAAAGAGATGATTGATTATTCTTTCACAGCGAAGCCATGATTCTGATATTAACTGAGCCACCAAACTGCATAAAAAGAGCCATAGATTCTGGACAAAATGAGCCACTTCGATACAATCTCCAATATAATCCACTTGTAGACATCGTCTACAAAAATTATATGGAGGTGTATTTTTTTATGGAAAAATACAAAGATATACTCAGGTACCACTTTGCAGATTTGTCTCAAAGGCAAATATCAATTTAGTTGGTGTATCTCGGAATACAGTGAGTAAAGTGATTAATGCTGCTAAAGCGGTACAGCTCGATTTTGATTAAGTCATCCCTCTCACTGAACAAGCATTAAATGATTTACTGTTTCCAAAATTAAGCGAAGATTCGTTTTATCTGATGCCTAATTTTGAAGTGTTGGCTCAGGTGCTTTAATAAAAAGGAGTTACTAAAAAGTTTCTTTGGGAAGATTATGTTCAAGAACGTCAAGCATCTGAAGGATTTCCTTTTCAGTATGCAAAATTTTGTGTCCATTTAAATAGCTATTTAGAACTAACAAAGGCCATGATGTATTTTCAACATTCACCTAGTGAATGAGTTGAAACAGATTGAGCAGGTGCTACGATTTCAATCATTAATCGTGAAACTGGAGCAGTAAACAAAGGGTATGTTTTTGTCGCTACCTTGTCTTATAGTCAATATAGTTATGTAGAAGTTACTGAAAATATGAAACAAGAAAATTGGATCCAAGCCCATGTTAGTATGTTTCAATTTTTTGGTGGTGTTACTTCAATGATCGTATGCGATAACTTACGAACCAGTATGGTAAAGCATCCGAAAAATGGGGATGTTATTCTAAATGCACAGTACCGAGAACTAACTGATTACTATCGAACGGTTGTGATACCAGCTCAACCAAGAACCCCTAATGGCAAAGCCAGTGTAGAGAGTACGGTTGGGA
This window of the Fundicoccus culcitae genome carries:
- a CDS encoding ATP-binding protein, with protein sequence MERLVKQANFSDSNARLEDIQYLSDRHLNKDVFQKLSTNKYLDEHKNIIFVGATGSGKSYLACALGKNACLSGTRVNYIRLPDLLADLKLARIEGRYPKVVKQCQKIDLLIIDEFLLVPIPQQAQQDILEVLERRYRLHSTIFCSQFKVDGWHERLGGGVLADAILDRALSKSQQILIEGEKSMRSRI
- a CDS encoding Mu transposase domain-containing protein, translated to MKQENWIQAHVSMFQFFGGVTSMIVCDNLRTSMVKHPKNGDVILNAQYRELTDYYRTVVIPAQPRTPNGKASVESTVGKISSQIIAKLRHETFHSVYEANQAVQELLIEFNHKGFQKRKGSRLSVFTEEEKEFFQPLPTNPYQYGVWKVATVQYHYHVSVDKMFYSVPYECIKKKVDVRITKRLIEVFFKQKRICSHPRLYGQPGQYSTRQDQMPLTHQEASEWNGTRFIKWAKQIGENTQTVIERLLASYRIEQQAYNGCRSLLKLADLHTPQELESACQKALSLIYAPRYKNIKRILETNQTKQNQPTKETPENGSTHAFLRGSQYYGGSQDESTQL
- a CDS encoding HEPN domain-containing protein — encoded protein: MEKILFKDVDTELEQIKIWINKNKFDKKTKYLISYSTIRACGVIEQCYKKIIHDYLSENAKSDTIGYLQKKIIDSSDNPKTGNIEKLLSEVNSQFCEDFKSKIQAHEKSDLNSLVQNRNDFAHGRDIKISINTVIKYFESSKNIINYLEEVLS
- a CDS encoding DUF262 domain-containing protein, yielding MSNVSLVENNNEESISYSNDDLYNISSWGADMTFRELTLMYSEGDLVKPELQRKFVWTIDEASRFIDSILLGLPVPSIFLAVDTDEKRLIVDGYQRIMSVNDFFRGIFTNTEKVFRLSNKNNINKKWRGKTFDELTTEEKRRIRTTTIHAIIFEQKHPKDDTGMYQIFERINTSGKSLKSQEIRNCVYQGSFNSLLFKLNLNDNWRKILRSEKEDSRMGDIELILRFFAMSEFEKSKEFNEKQINLNKYLNEYMGKNRNLIKEDIDELENQFVSTLEIALKFFGINVFKRKNSKHVYLKKIHPTTFDAVAVSILKAIEKGFDFNENIDFSKRYENLLLDKEFQNATSSRTTNVVQIKKRFNIASRYLFDLNYFEN